Below is a genomic region from Desulfobacter sp..
TTTTAGAAGAGACACTGGAAGTCACTTTTGCCCCCGCCCCAAGCAGTTTTTCCTTGGCCTGGGACCGGGAAAATTGGCTTAAGGTCCCCGTGATTACAATCGTTTTATTGGAAAATGGATGGTCTTGGGGCTGTTTTTCAAAAAACAGGTCATTGACCGGCCTCAGACCCGCAAGTATCATCTCCTTGACCAAAATTTTATTTTCCATCACGCTAAAAAAATCCGTCACAGCTGCGGCGGTCTTTTCTCCCATGCCGTGAATAGCAATAATATCTGCCTTGGATGCCCCCATCAGCGCGTCCAGGTCTTTAAATTGTTTGGAAAGCAGGCGGGCGGCATTTTCACCGGTGTGATCAATGCCCAGGGCAAAGATAAACCGGGCAAGGGAAACGGATTTCCCCTTTTCCACGGCCGCCAGAAGATTGTTTGCAGATTTTTCTCCCATCCGGTCTAATCCAGCAACCTGGTCAGCCTCCAGTTTAAACAAGTCGGCAAAGGAATTCACCATGTTTTCATCCACCAATTGCTCAACAATTTTTTTGCCCAACCCGTCCACATCCAACCCTTTTTTGGAAACAAAATGCCGGATCCGTTCTTTGAGCTGGGCCAGACAGCCAGCATTCACACATTTGACGGCGGTTTCATCCTTTTGCCGTTGCACGGCAGAGCCGCAGACAGGACAGGTCTCGGGCATGGTAAAGCCTTGCTCATTTCCCTTGCGTTCCTGGTCAAATATCTTGACCACCTTTGGAATCACATCCCCTGCCCGGGTCACAAGGGCCTTGTCATTGATACGGATATCCTTGCGCTTGATTTCATCTGCATTGTGAAGGGTGGCTCTGGAGACCATGACCCCACCGATATTAACAGGTTCCAGCAGGGCCACCGGCGTTAAAACCCCTGTTCTGCCCACCTGGATGATAATATCATTGATCCGGGTGACTTTTTCCATGGCAGCAAATTTGCAGGCAATGGCCCATCTCGGGCTTTTGATCTTTTCACCCAGGGCCTTTTGAAGGACCAGGTCTTCTATTTTGATCACCATACCGTCAATTTCGTAATCCAGATCGGGCCGAATGGATTCAAGATGCCCAAAGGCCTGGATCACCCCTTTGATATCAATCTTTTTTTGAACATGAGGATTCACGGGAAATCCAAATTGTTCAAGCCGGCCGAGAATCTGGGACTGGGAAGAAAATTCTATCCCACGGGCCAGCCCCACCCCGTAAACAAAAATATCCAAGGGTCTTTTGGCCGTGACTCTGGAATCCAGCTGGCGTAGTGATCCTGCAGCTGCATTTCTCGGGTTTGCAAAGGCAGATTCGCCCTGGTTGATCCGGGTCTGGTTCAGGCGGATAAAATCCGCCTGGGTAATGATGACCTCCCCTCTGACTTCTATAAATTTGGGAACAGGGGCCTGCGCATGGGTCAATCGTAAGGGAATTTTGTCAATGGTTCTGATATTGTCGGTAATAACTTCACCGTTTATGCCGTCTCCCCTTGTGGTGGCAAGGACCAAGACCCCGTTTTCATAGGTCAGTTCAACAGCCACCCCGTCAAGTTTGGGTTCAACCGTGTATATCATCCGGTCCAGGTTCAAGGCCTTTAAATTTCTCTGGTGAAAGGCCAGAATATCTTCATTGGAAAAGGCATTATCCAGACTGAGCATGGGCAGGGAATGGGGAGCGGTTTTAAAAGATTTTAAAGGCGGGGCCCCTACCCTTAATGTGGGAGAATCCGAAACCTTGAGTTCCGGGTGAGCGGTTTCGATCTCCACCAGCCGTTTGAGCATCAGATCATAGGTCTCATCATCAATCACAGGATCGTCAAGCACATGGTAACGATAACTGTGTTCTGTCAGTTCTTTTTGCAGTTTACAAGCTTCTAATTTAAGCTGGTCTTGATTCATAGGGCAAGGGTTCCAATCATTTCCACCATTGATTTACAGGCAAATTGTCGCCTGCTCTTAAACTTTTTTTTTCTGAACCCAGGATCCCAGTCTCCGGTTTCAGAGACAAGGGAATCAGAGACCACCAGCAAAGCCGCTGCCCTGACCTTTCGGTATGAAGCAGCACTAAAAAGTGCCGAACATTCCATGTCCACGGCATGGGCGCCTTTATTTTTAAACCAGTCTACCTTGCCCCGGGTTTC
It encodes:
- the ligA gene encoding NAD-dependent DNA ligase LigA is translated as MNQDQLKLEACKLQKELTEHSYRYHVLDDPVIDDETYDLMLKRLVEIETAHPELKVSDSPTLRVGAPPLKSFKTAPHSLPMLSLDNAFSNEDILAFHQRNLKALNLDRMIYTVEPKLDGVAVELTYENGVLVLATTRGDGINGEVITDNIRTIDKIPLRLTHAQAPVPKFIEVRGEVIITQADFIRLNQTRINQGESAFANPRNAAAGSLRQLDSRVTAKRPLDIFVYGVGLARGIEFSSQSQILGRLEQFGFPVNPHVQKKIDIKGVIQAFGHLESIRPDLDYEIDGMVIKIEDLVLQKALGEKIKSPRWAIACKFAAMEKVTRINDIIIQVGRTGVLTPVALLEPVNIGGVMVSRATLHNADEIKRKDIRINDKALVTRAGDVIPKVVKIFDQERKGNEQGFTMPETCPVCGSAVQRQKDETAVKCVNAGCLAQLKERIRHFVSKKGLDVDGLGKKIVEQLVDENMVNSFADLFKLEADQVAGLDRMGEKSANNLLAAVEKGKSVSLARFIFALGIDHTGENAARLLSKQFKDLDALMGASKADIIAIHGMGEKTAAAVTDFFSVMENKILVKEMILAGLRPVNDLFFEKQPQDHPFSNKTIVITGTLSQFSRSQAKEKLLGAGAKVTSSVSSKTDYLLVGKDGGSKLEKAKALGIRILDETGFMEIMDSVNPS